One window of the Triticum dicoccoides isolate Atlit2015 ecotype Zavitan chromosome 3B, WEW_v2.0, whole genome shotgun sequence genome contains the following:
- the LOC119279026 gene encoding vacuolar fusion protein MON1 homolog, translating to MFLRDMILVNFQVISLVGAQKVTLHPDDILLLANFILSSESFRTSESFSPICLPRYNPMAFLYAYVHFFDENTYLTLLTPRSDAFFDLKDSRARIQDVLLKSNVLLEVQRSLHENVLM from the exons ATGTTTCTGAGAGATATGATCTTGGTTAATTTTCAGGTTATTAGTCTTGTGGGAGCACAAAAGGTAACTTTGCATCCTGATGATATATTACTACTTGCAAATTTCATATTGTCCTCCGAATCTTTTAG GACTTCGGAGTCTTTTTCACCCATATGCTTGCCAAGATACAATCCTATGGCCTTCCTATACGCTTATGTTCATTTTTTTGAT GAAAATACTTACTTGACTCTTCTTACTCCGAGATCAGATGCCTTCTTTGATTTGAAAGATTCAAG GGCCCGCATTCAGGATGTTCTATTGAAATCAAATGTCCTTCTCGAAGTCCAAAGGTCTTTGCATGAGAATGTActtatgtag